A genome region from bacterium includes the following:
- the hslU gene encoding ATP-dependent protease ATPase subunit HslU yields the protein MKQLIPAEIVREMDAYIIGQEAAKRAVAIAMRNRWRRQQVTSELKDEIYPNNIILIGPTGVGKTELARRLANLAGAPFIKVEASKYTEVGYVGRDVESMIRDLMDTAVGKVKGEQRELLKDSVAATVEERLLDLLQPPTRSRRRRSASEDDRTRRAKRTEQTRRRRQRDLLRQQLREGLLDGQMVELELPEEPMQMMQIFSSQGMEEMGINLPEAMGGDKRVRRRTVTVAEARNHVTEEEMDQLVDMDRVVREAVRRTETAGIVFLDEIDKIAAPAESSEAGPDVSRSGVQRDILPVVEGTTVTTKYGMVRTDHILFIAAGAFSAVKPSDLIPELQGR from the coding sequence ATTAAGCAGCTTATTCCCGCCGAGATCGTGCGGGAGATGGACGCCTATATCATCGGCCAGGAAGCGGCTAAGCGGGCGGTGGCGATTGCCATGCGCAATCGCTGGCGGCGGCAGCAAGTCACGAGCGAACTCAAAGATGAGATCTATCCCAACAACATCATCCTAATTGGTCCGACGGGAGTGGGCAAGACCGAACTGGCACGACGGCTGGCGAATCTGGCGGGCGCGCCGTTCATCAAGGTCGAAGCCTCGAAGTACACGGAGGTCGGCTACGTGGGACGGGACGTGGAGTCCATGATCCGCGATCTGATGGACACGGCCGTTGGCAAGGTCAAGGGCGAGCAGCGGGAGCTGCTGAAGGACTCGGTGGCGGCCACGGTCGAAGAGCGACTGCTCGATCTGTTGCAGCCGCCGACACGTTCGCGAAGGCGGCGCTCCGCTTCCGAGGATGACCGCACGCGAAGAGCCAAACGAACCGAGCAGACCCGCCGTCGCCGGCAGCGGGATCTCCTCCGGCAGCAACTCCGCGAAGGACTGCTGGACGGACAGATGGTGGAGCTGGAACTTCCCGAAGAGCCGATGCAGATGATGCAAATCTTCTCTTCGCAGGGCATGGAGGAAATGGGCATCAACCTGCCGGAGGCGATGGGCGGCGACAAGCGGGTGCGGCGGCGGACGGTGACGGTGGCCGAGGCGCGGAACCACGTCACGGAAGAGGAGATGGATCAACTGGTGGACATGGATCGCGTGGTGCGCGAGGCGGTTCGACGCACGGAAACGGCGGGGATCGTATTCCTCGACGAGATTGACAAGATCGCCGCTCCGGCCGAGAGTTCGGAAGCGGGTCCGGACGTCAGCCGCAGCGGCGTGCAACGCGATATTCTGCCGGTGGTCGAGGGAACGACGGTCACCACGAAGTACGGGATGGTACGCACCGATCACATTCTGTTCATCGCGGCGGGAGCGTTCAGCGCGGTGAAGCCGTCGGATCTCATTCCCGAATTGCAGGGACG